One window of the Trifolium pratense cultivar HEN17-A07 linkage group LG2, ARS_RC_1.1, whole genome shotgun sequence genome contains the following:
- the LOC123907428 gene encoding uncharacterized protein LOC123907428 isoform X2 — protein sequence MLHTLVSNNTQTLILSFFIFYCCYYYLISFMLSFDVVFFCCSCSLPCFKKHKELPCVNPTSSEVKTTVLESVVEKPSVIDNAMLEALVANPLAVDKKEVLEQSQLEALASSSEIRDALNDKALQELICGIACSPNAENELDKAMAEEAFQMFTDKILSTINP from the exons ATGTTACATACTTTAGTGAGTAATAATACCCAAACACTTatcttaagtttttttattttttattgttgttattattacttGATATCTTTTATGCTATCATTTGATGTTGTATTTTTCTGCTGTAGTTGCTCTCTGCCCTGTTTCAAGAAACACAAAG AACTTCCATGTGTCAATCCGACATCTTCAGAGGTCAAAACAA CTGTTTTGGAATCAGTTGTAGAAAAGCCATCAGTTATTGATAATGCGATGTTGGAAGCACTTGTAGCAAATCCATTAGCTGTTGATAAGAAAGAAGTGTTGGAACAATCCCAACTAGAAGCTCTAG CCTCTTCCAGTGAGATTCGTGATGCTTTGAACGATAAGGCCCTTCAAGAACTAATTTGCGGTATTGCTTGTTCCCCAAATGCAGAGAAT GAACTGGATAAAGCTATGGCAGAGGAGGCATTTCAGATGTTCACAGACAAG ATTTTATCAACTATCAACCCCTGA
- the LOC123907428 gene encoding zinc finger HIT domain-containing protein 3 isoform X1 — MGPKQCQICLEAQSKYKCPKCYILYCSLPCFKKHKELPCVNPTSSEVKTTVLESVVEKPSVIDNAMLEALVANPLAVDKKEVLEQSQLEALASSSEIRDALNDKALQELICGIACSPNAENELDKAMAEEAFQMFTDKILSTINP; from the exons ATGGGTCCTAAGCAATGTCAAATCTGCCTCGAAGCTCAGTCTAAGTACAAATGCCCTAAATGTTACATACTTTA TTGCTCTCTGCCCTGTTTCAAGAAACACAAAG AACTTCCATGTGTCAATCCGACATCTTCAGAGGTCAAAACAA CTGTTTTGGAATCAGTTGTAGAAAAGCCATCAGTTATTGATAATGCGATGTTGGAAGCACTTGTAGCAAATCCATTAGCTGTTGATAAGAAAGAAGTGTTGGAACAATCCCAACTAGAAGCTCTAG CCTCTTCCAGTGAGATTCGTGATGCTTTGAACGATAAGGCCCTTCAAGAACTAATTTGCGGTATTGCTTGTTCCCCAAATGCAGAGAAT GAACTGGATAAAGCTATGGCAGAGGAGGCATTTCAGATGTTCACAGACAAG ATTTTATCAACTATCAACCCCTGA
- the LOC123904239 gene encoding uncharacterized protein LOC123904239 translates to MVFKAAEGVVEGPSNAPPEDVAEKISSPQPLETAILTETLSPPKAPSPPHRAFADDILKPDHEENQLDQSLPQQNPLTDSAQVLADNDPPTNFPADPIANTEQRSTVDGEHSTTNQPQPSGSNHESSSPSAGAFDSEDGNSYIGDSLGEEGTSVSKPFPTVVLPAELAKELKDLTPVDALSKLLSSHGTSSSAFEDAGGEGDVLKQEQFEHEIRFRREILTGDMLGLLERDSSIYYNIKALFRKLQNPKTDEAMFLLVTQAETFLEQFVSQSQLLTRTSDLLTSLLATQQQHFEQANSCNAEVTTIKTASDKALEQLVACENNIAQWQSEIEALKEKIRQEEAKMEKLAAVAIEAQKVKLDELAREGIQHFSEGLAVQKRVERLASDKEMLQRKLASIRTQYYQFQAANRQPPSTSQQQS, encoded by the exons atggtttt CAAAGCGGCTGAGGGGGTGGTCGAAGGACCAAGCAATGCGCCTCCTGAAGATGTTGCAGAAAAAATCTCATCTCCTCAGCCTCTCGAAACGGCCATTCTTACTGAAACTTTATCACCGCCCAAGGCTCCTAGCCCGCCTCACCGCGCTTTCGCAGATGATATCCTTAAGCCTGACCATGAAGAAAACCAACTCGATCAAAGCCTACCACAACAGAATCCTTTAACAGACTCTGCCCAAGTATTGGCTGATAATGATCCTCCAACCAACTTTCCAGCTGACCCCATTGCTAATACTGAACAAAGGTCAACAGTTGATGGTGAGCACTCCACTACCAATCAGCCACAACCAAGTGGGTCAAACCATGAATCTAGTTCACCCAGTGCTGGCGCTTTCGACTCTGAAGATGGGAACTCCTATATTGGTGACTCACTCGGTGAAGAGGGAACTTCCGTGTCAAAGCCATTTCCCACTGTTGTCCTGCCAGCTGAACTTGCTAAAGAGTTAAAAGATTTAACTCCAGTCGACGCACTTAGCAAGCTTTTATCAAGCCATGGCACCTCTAGCTCCGCTTTTGAGGACGCAGGGGGTGAGGGAGATGTACTTAAGCAAGAACAGTTTGAGCATGAAATCAGGTTTAGGCGAGAAATTCTTACTGGGGATATGTTGGGTCTGCTTGAGCGTGACTCTTCTATATATTACAACATCAAAGCTCTTTTCCGCAAGCTGCAGAACCCAAAGACTGACGAAGCAATGTTCCTTCTAGTGACTCAGGCTGAAACCTTTCTAGAACAATTCGTTAGTCAATCTCAACTCCTAACCAGGACTAGCGACCTTTTGACATCTTTGCTTGCCACCCAGCAACAACATTTCGAGCAAGCTAATAGTTGCAATGCAGAGGTCACAACTATCAAGACTGCTTCTGACAAAGCCCTCGAGCAACTTGTGGCTTGTGAGAACAATATTGCTCAATGGCAGTCTGAAATCGAAGCGCTAAAGGAAAAGATTCGACAAGAGGAGGCTAAGATGGAAAAACTAGCTGCAGTGGCTATCGAAGCACAAAAGGTTAAGCTTGATGAGCTAGCACGTGAAGGTATCCAACACTTCAGTGAGGGTTTAGCTGTCCAGAAACGAGTCGAGCGCCTTGCTAGTGATAAAGAAATGCTACAACGTAAACTGGCGTCCATTCGAACTCAGTATTACCAATTTCAAGCGGCCAATCGACAGCCTCCTTCGACATCCCAGCAACAATCTTGA